From one Streptomyces sp. Q6 genomic stretch:
- a CDS encoding HAMP domain-containing sensor histidine kinase, which produces MTAVDREPGLSVRLKLTLSYAGFLMVAGVLMLLAGWVFLTRVPHFGFVFPPEAQRSTLRAFAPVGAFTMLCLLVFGLGGGWFLAGRMLAPLHRITDATRTAADGSLSHRIRLPGKDDEFRELADAFDTMLARLEAHVAEQRRFAANASHELRTPLAISKSLLDVARADPDRDPRELLDRLAAVNTRAIDLTEALLLLSRADQRAFARERVDLSLLAEEATETLLPLAEKHGIALETSGEIAPTTGSPALLLQLTTNLVHNAIVHNIAETGGEDTAGETGSVRVTTAVRPTTVVLTVENTGERLAPELVATLTEPFRRGADRIHTDQAGVGLGLAIVERITRAHDGTLTLAPRPAGGLRVTVELPADPAKDSPEPGPKRGPRPEGRP; this is translated from the coding sequence ATGACGGCCGTGGACCGGGAGCCCGGACTGAGCGTCCGCCTCAAGCTCACCCTCAGCTACGCCGGATTCCTCATGGTCGCGGGCGTCCTCATGCTCCTGGCCGGGTGGGTGTTCCTGACGCGCGTGCCGCACTTCGGGTTCGTCTTCCCGCCCGAAGCCCAGCGCTCCACCCTGCGCGCCTTCGCTCCGGTCGGCGCCTTCACCATGCTGTGCCTGCTGGTGTTCGGCCTCGGGGGCGGATGGTTCCTCGCCGGCCGCATGCTCGCCCCGCTCCACCGCATCACGGACGCCACCCGCACCGCCGCCGACGGATCGCTCTCGCACCGGATCCGGCTGCCGGGCAAGGACGACGAGTTCCGTGAACTCGCCGACGCCTTCGACACGATGCTCGCCCGGCTCGAAGCGCACGTCGCCGAGCAGCGGAGGTTCGCCGCCAACGCCTCCCACGAACTGCGCACCCCGCTCGCCATCTCGAAGTCCCTGCTCGACGTGGCGCGCGCCGACCCCGACCGCGACCCCCGCGAACTCCTCGACCGGCTCGCCGCCGTCAACACCCGGGCCATCGACCTCACCGAGGCGCTGCTGCTGCTCAGCCGCGCCGACCAGCGCGCCTTCGCCCGGGAGCGGGTCGACCTCTCGCTCCTCGCGGAGGAGGCCACCGAGACGCTCCTGCCCCTCGCGGAGAAGCACGGCATCGCGCTGGAGACCTCCGGCGAGATCGCCCCCACGACCGGTTCGCCGGCGCTGCTGCTGCAACTGACCACGAACCTCGTGCACAACGCGATCGTCCACAACATCGCCGAGACGGGCGGTGAGGACACCGCGGGCGAGACGGGCTCGGTGCGGGTCACGACCGCCGTCCGGCCGACGACGGTGGTGCTCACGGTCGAGAACACCGGCGAGCGACTGGCGCCCGAGCTGGTCGCGACCCTCACCGAACCGTTCCGGCGCGGCGCCGACCGCATCCACACCGACCAGGCGGGCGTCGGCCTCGGCCTGGCCATCGTCGAGCGGATCACGCGGGCCCACGACGGCACCCTCACGCTCGCCCCGCGCCCCGCCGGCGGACTCCGGGTGACCGTGGAACTGCCCGCGGACCCGGCCAAGGACAGCCCCGAGCCCGGACCGAAGCGCGGGCCCAGGCCCGAGGGAAGACCCTAG
- a CDS encoding FadR/GntR family transcriptional regulator produces the protein MEQTAPQKGTVTERAIEQIKAMIGGGSLEPGQRLPTERDLAVQLGISRSSMREAIRALTVLGVLEARHGSGIYVTQLEAGDLLETFGVVADLSRGPQLVELLEVRRILESTATALAAARITRPQLAEVEEHLAAMEATDDPEEILSHDLAFHRAIAAAAGNDTMAAILEGLSSRTFRARVWRGYQEEGAFERTRREHARIHRALVARDPEAARAAAAAHVGEVEQWLRTQLDRPASAEERS, from the coding sequence GTGGAGCAGACCGCCCCCCAGAAGGGCACCGTCACGGAGCGGGCGATCGAGCAGATCAAGGCGATGATCGGCGGCGGCAGTCTGGAGCCGGGCCAGCGCCTGCCCACCGAGCGGGACCTGGCCGTGCAGCTCGGCATCTCGCGCTCCTCGATGCGTGAGGCGATCCGGGCGCTCACCGTGCTCGGCGTCCTGGAGGCGCGGCACGGATCGGGTATCTACGTCACGCAGCTGGAGGCCGGTGACCTCCTGGAGACGTTCGGGGTCGTCGCGGATCTGTCCCGCGGGCCGCAGCTCGTGGAGCTTCTGGAGGTGCGCCGGATCCTGGAGTCGACGGCGACGGCGCTCGCCGCCGCGCGCATCACGCGCCCCCAACTGGCCGAGGTCGAGGAGCACTTGGCGGCGATGGAGGCCACGGACGACCCGGAGGAGATCCTCTCGCACGATCTCGCGTTCCATCGGGCGATCGCCGCGGCGGCCGGCAACGACACGATGGCGGCGATCCTGGAGGGCCTGTCGTCGCGGACGTTCCGGGCCCGGGTCTGGCGGGGCTACCAGGAGGAGGGCGCGTTCGAGCGGACGCGGCGCGAGCACGCCCGTATCCACCGCGCGCTCGTCGCCCGCGACCCGGAGGCGGCGCGCGCGGCGGCGGCCGCGCATGTGGGTGAGGTCGAGCAGTGGCTGCGCACCCAGCTCGACCGGCCGGCGTCGGCCGAGGAGCGGTCCTAG
- a CDS encoding sugar ABC transporter substrate-binding protein — protein MTGTTKGTKSTKVSRTSRAGALRVAALLGCAALTLSACGSTKDGAAGAAGGGGGDGKGKVGVILPLLTSPFWQSYNDYVPKMATSEGVDALKTVNSNSDPSQQITDINNQLNQGVKGLVVAPLDSAAIAAGLDQAERKGVPVVAVDVAPEKGKVAMVVRANNVAYGEKACEYLGKQVKVGKVVQIMGDLASVNGRERSKAFRDCVKSTYPKLKVLEIPAKWESDTAASKLDTLLNANPDLKGIYMQAGGVYLAPTLQTLKSKGLLKKAGTAGHIAIVSNDGIPQEFDAIRKGQIDATVSQPADSYAKYGMYYIKAAMRGKTFEPGPTDHGSEIVKLPNGILEDQLPAPLVTKDNVDDPELWGNTVK, from the coding sequence ATGACTGGCACCACGAAGGGCACGAAGAGCACGAAGGTCTCCAGGACTTCGAGAGCGGGAGCGCTGCGCGTCGCGGCCCTGCTGGGGTGCGCCGCCCTCACCCTCAGCGCGTGCGGCAGCACCAAGGACGGCGCGGCAGGTGCCGCCGGCGGGGGAGGCGGCGACGGCAAGGGCAAGGTCGGCGTCATCCTGCCCCTGCTGACCTCGCCGTTCTGGCAGTCGTACAACGACTACGTGCCGAAGATGGCGACGTCCGAGGGTGTCGACGCGCTGAAGACGGTCAACTCCAACAGCGATCCCTCGCAGCAGATCACCGACATCAACAACCAGCTCAACCAGGGCGTGAAGGGCCTCGTCGTCGCGCCCCTCGACAGCGCCGCCATCGCCGCGGGCCTCGACCAGGCCGAACGCAAGGGCGTCCCCGTCGTCGCCGTGGACGTCGCGCCCGAGAAGGGCAAGGTCGCCATGGTCGTCCGCGCCAACAACGTCGCGTACGGCGAGAAGGCATGCGAGTACCTCGGCAAGCAGGTCAAGGTGGGCAAGGTCGTGCAGATCATGGGCGACCTCGCCTCGGTCAACGGCCGTGAACGCTCCAAGGCCTTCCGCGACTGCGTGAAGTCGACGTACCCGAAGCTGAAGGTCCTGGAGATCCCCGCCAAGTGGGAGTCGGACACCGCCGCCTCCAAGCTGGACACCCTCCTCAACGCCAACCCCGACCTCAAGGGCATCTACATGCAGGCGGGCGGCGTCTACCTCGCGCCCACCCTCCAGACCCTCAAGTCCAAGGGGCTCCTGAAGAAGGCCGGCACCGCCGGGCACATCGCGATCGTGTCGAACGACGGCATCCCGCAGGAGTTCGACGCCATCCGCAAGGGCCAGATCGACGCCACCGTCTCGCAGCCCGCCGACTCGTACGCCAAGTACGGCATGTACTACATCAAGGCGGCGATGCGGGGGAAGACGTTCGAGCCCGGCCCGACCGACCACGGCTCCGAGATCGTCAAGCTGCCCAACGGCATCCTTGAGGACCAGCTGCCCGCGCCGCTGGTCACCAAGGACAACGTCGACGACCCCGAGCTGTGGGGAAACACGGTCAAATGA
- a CDS encoding sugar ABC transporter ATP-binding protein has translation MTATTPPLVEARGIAKRYGPTVALADGRLTVRAGESHALVGRNGAGKSTLVTVLTGLQAPDAGTLLFDGAPAPALGDREAWRSKVACVYQKPTVVPELTVAENLFINRQPGARRGFFSWKRLHTEAERLLDTWDIRVDPAARTSELKVEDRQMVEIARALSGGARFIVLDEPTAQLDNKEIDRLFTRMRALQDSGVTFLFISHHLQEVYEVCQTVTVLRDARWITTAPVAELPRPALVEAMAGEAVAEAAAAAAEAVVDQAVADRAAPVVLDVRGLSADTYRAIDLTVRRGEVVGLAGSSGSGKIALAESLAGLHTPTAGTALLDGRPLPFGDVPAALTAGVGCVPRDRHDQGLVTGMSIGDNATMTVLGRLGRYGFVGTDRKRAVARDLIDRLDIHAEGPDQPVSDLSGGNAQKVVMARALASDPHLLILINPTAGVDVKSKESLLRRVDHARDDGTAVLVVSDELDDLRRGDRVLVLFHGRIVAEHPAGWSDHDLIASIEGVEDE, from the coding sequence ATGACGGCCACGACACCGCCGTTGGTCGAGGCCCGCGGCATCGCCAAGCGGTACGGGCCCACGGTCGCCCTCGCCGACGGCCGCCTGACCGTGCGCGCGGGCGAGTCCCACGCGCTGGTCGGGCGGAACGGCGCCGGCAAGTCCACCCTGGTCACCGTCCTGACGGGGCTCCAGGCCCCGGACGCGGGCACGCTGCTCTTCGACGGCGCGCCCGCGCCCGCCCTCGGTGACCGCGAGGCCTGGCGCTCCAAGGTCGCCTGCGTCTACCAGAAGCCCACCGTCGTACCGGAGCTGACGGTCGCCGAGAACCTCTTCATCAACCGGCAGCCCGGAGCCCGCCGCGGCTTCTTCAGCTGGAAGCGGCTCCACACGGAGGCCGAGAGACTCCTCGACACCTGGGACATCCGCGTCGACCCGGCCGCCCGCACCAGCGAGCTCAAGGTCGAGGACCGTCAAATGGTCGAGATCGCACGGGCGTTGAGCGGCGGCGCCCGGTTCATCGTCCTCGACGAACCCACCGCGCAGCTCGACAACAAGGAGATCGACCGGCTCTTCACACGCATGCGGGCCCTCCAGGACTCCGGCGTGACCTTCCTGTTCATCTCGCACCACCTCCAGGAGGTGTACGAGGTCTGCCAGACGGTCACCGTGCTGCGCGACGCCCGCTGGATCACCACGGCGCCGGTCGCCGAACTGCCGCGCCCCGCGCTGGTGGAGGCCATGGCGGGGGAGGCGGTCGCGGAAGCCGCCGCCGCCGCGGCCGAGGCCGTCGTCGACCAGGCCGTCGCCGACCGGGCCGCCCCGGTCGTCCTCGACGTCCGCGGGCTGAGCGCGGACACCTATCGCGCCATCGACCTGACCGTGCGCCGCGGCGAGGTCGTCGGCCTCGCCGGATCCAGCGGCAGTGGAAAGATCGCCCTCGCCGAGTCGCTCGCGGGGCTGCACACGCCGACCGCGGGCACGGCCCTGCTCGACGGGCGGCCGCTGCCGTTCGGTGACGTGCCGGCCGCGCTGACCGCCGGGGTCGGATGCGTGCCGCGCGACCGCCACGACCAGGGCCTCGTCACCGGCATGTCCATCGGCGACAACGCGACGATGACCGTCCTCGGCCGCCTGGGCCGGTACGGATTCGTCGGAACCGACCGCAAGCGTGCCGTCGCCCGCGACCTCATCGACCGCCTCGACATCCACGCCGAAGGCCCCGACCAGCCGGTCTCCGACCTGTCCGGCGGCAACGCCCAGAAGGTCGTCATGGCCAGGGCCCTCGCGAGCGACCCGCACCTGCTCATCCTCATCAACCCCACCGCAGGCGTCGACGTGAAGTCCAAGGAGTCACTGCTGCGCCGCGTCGACCACGCCCGCGACGACGGCACCGCCGTCCTCGTCGTCTCCGACGAACTCGACGACCTGCGCCGCGGCGACCGCGTCCTCGTCCTCTTCCACGGCCGGATCGTCGCGGAGCACCCGGCCGGCTGGTCGGACCACGACCTCATCGCCTCCATCGAGGGCGTTGAGGACGAGTGA
- a CDS encoding ABC transporter permease has translation MADTKAPSASTPTRTPRPAPPTGAAKSVLLRRARELALVPALLLLVVLGAIVNDTFFTEDNLISILGASAALAMVVLAESLVLITGKFDLSLESVVGIAPAFGALLLLPVAQSGFGTEFPVALALVAILVAGGVIGAFNGILVVTFKLNAFIVTLAMLIVLRGLLVGATKGKTLFGMPDAFFSLATTTFLHIPMSVWLAAVSFAVAGLILKYHRVGRALYAIGGNADAARAAGIRVERVMLGVFVVAGVLAAVGGIIQTGYVGAISANQGNNMIFTVFAAAVIGGISLDGGKGTMFGALTGVLLLGVVQNLLTLAQVPSFWIQAIYGGIILLALMIARVTTGRAQD, from the coding sequence ATGGCTGACACCAAGGCCCCGTCGGCCTCGACCCCGACCCGCACTCCACGCCCCGCCCCGCCGACGGGCGCCGCGAAGAGCGTCCTGCTGCGCAGGGCCCGCGAACTCGCCCTCGTCCCCGCCCTGTTGCTGCTCGTCGTGCTCGGCGCGATCGTCAACGACACCTTCTTCACCGAGGACAACCTCATCTCCATCCTGGGCGCCTCCGCCGCCCTCGCGATGGTCGTCCTCGCCGAGTCCCTCGTCCTGATCACCGGAAAGTTCGATCTGTCCCTGGAATCCGTCGTCGGCATCGCGCCCGCCTTCGGCGCCCTGCTGCTGCTTCCGGTCGCCCAGTCCGGATTCGGCACCGAGTTCCCCGTCGCCCTCGCCCTGGTGGCGATCCTCGTCGCCGGCGGCGTCATCGGCGCCTTCAACGGCATCCTCGTCGTCACGTTCAAGCTCAACGCGTTCATCGTGACGCTCGCGATGCTCATCGTGCTGCGCGGGCTGCTCGTCGGCGCCACCAAGGGCAAGACGCTCTTCGGCATGCCGGACGCGTTCTTCTCCCTCGCGACGACCACGTTCCTGCACATCCCGATGTCGGTGTGGCTCGCGGCCGTCTCGTTCGCCGTCGCCGGTCTGATCCTCAAGTACCACCGCGTCGGGCGCGCCCTGTACGCGATCGGCGGCAACGCCGACGCCGCCCGCGCCGCCGGGATCCGCGTCGAGCGCGTCATGCTCGGCGTGTTCGTCGTCGCCGGAGTGCTCGCCGCGGTCGGCGGCATCATCCAGACCGGGTACGTCGGCGCGATCAGCGCCAACCAGGGCAACAACATGATCTTCACGGTGTTCGCCGCGGCGGTCATCGGCGGCATCAGCCTCGACGGCGGCAAGGGCACCATGTTCGGCGCCCTCACCGGCGTGCTCCTGCTCGGCGTCGTACAGAACCTGCTCACCCTCGCCCAGGTGCCGTCCTTCTGGATCCAGGCCATCTACGGCGGAATCATCCTGCTCGCCCTGATGATCGCCCGCGTGACGACCGGCCGCGCCCAGGACTGA
- a CDS encoding L-fuconate dehydratase: MPPTTPCITAVDTYDIRFPTSRELDGSDAMNPDPDYSAAYVVLRTDAGDGHEGHGFTFTIGRGNDVQVAAINALRHHVVGRPLDALCADPGSLNRDLIGDSQLRWLGPEKGVMHMAIGAVVNAVWDLAAKRAATPLWRLLAEAEPEWLVAQIDFRYIADALSPEEALELLRSGRRGAAERTARLLERGYPGYTTSPGWLGYSDEKLTRLARQAVADGFTQIKLKVGADLDDDIRRCRTAREAVGPDIRMAVDANQRWNVDEAIRWTRALAEFDPYWVEEPTSPDDILGHAAIRTAVTPVKVATGEHVQNRVVFKQLLQAGALDILQIDAARVGGVNENLAILLLAAKFGVPVCPHAGGVGLCELVQHLSMFDYVALTGTTEDRVIEYVDHLHEHFLAPVVIRDGHYTAPRAPGFSATMRPESIAAFTYPDGEFWAKDLATQTTDHANGAAA; encoded by the coding sequence GTGCCCCCGACCACCCCGTGCATCACGGCAGTCGACACCTACGACATCCGGTTCCCCACCTCCCGGGAACTGGACGGCTCCGACGCCATGAACCCGGACCCCGACTACTCCGCCGCCTACGTCGTGCTGCGCACCGACGCCGGTGACGGACACGAGGGGCACGGCTTCACGTTCACCATCGGCCGCGGCAACGACGTCCAGGTCGCCGCGATCAACGCCCTGCGCCACCACGTCGTCGGCCGCCCGCTCGACGCGCTGTGCGCCGACCCGGGCAGCCTCAACCGCGACCTGATCGGCGACAGCCAACTGCGCTGGCTCGGGCCCGAGAAGGGCGTGATGCACATGGCGATCGGGGCCGTCGTCAACGCGGTCTGGGACCTCGCGGCCAAGCGCGCCGCCACGCCCCTGTGGCGGCTGCTCGCCGAGGCCGAACCCGAGTGGCTCGTCGCGCAGATCGACTTCCGGTACATCGCCGACGCGCTCAGCCCCGAAGAGGCCCTGGAACTCCTGCGGTCCGGCCGACGCGGGGCGGCCGAGCGCACCGCCCGCCTCCTGGAGCGCGGCTACCCCGGCTACACGACGTCCCCCGGCTGGCTCGGCTACTCCGACGAGAAGCTCACCCGCCTCGCCCGGCAGGCCGTCGCCGACGGCTTCACCCAGATCAAGCTGAAGGTCGGCGCCGACCTCGACGACGACATCCGCCGCTGCCGCACCGCCCGCGAGGCCGTCGGACCGGACATCCGGATGGCCGTCGACGCCAACCAGCGCTGGAACGTCGACGAGGCGATCCGCTGGACCCGCGCCCTCGCCGAGTTCGACCCGTACTGGGTGGAGGAGCCCACCAGCCCCGACGACATCCTCGGTCACGCGGCGATCCGCACCGCCGTCACCCCGGTCAAGGTCGCCACCGGCGAACACGTCCAGAACCGCGTCGTGTTCAAGCAGCTCCTCCAGGCCGGCGCCCTCGACATCCTCCAGATCGACGCGGCCCGCGTCGGCGGCGTCAACGAGAACCTCGCGATCCTGCTGCTCGCCGCCAAGTTCGGCGTCCCCGTCTGCCCGCACGCGGGCGGCGTCGGCCTGTGCGAACTCGTCCAGCACCTGTCGATGTTCGACTACGTGGCGCTGACCGGCACGACCGAGGACCGCGTCATCGAGTACGTCGACCATCTGCACGAGCACTTCCTCGCCCCGGTCGTCATCCGCGACGGCCACTACACGGCCCCACGGGCCCCCGGCTTCTCCGCCACGATGCGCCCGGAGTCGATCGCCGCATTCACCTACCCCGACGGGGAGTTCTGGGCCAAGGACCTCGCCACCCAGACCACCGACCACGCGAACGGAGCCGCAGCATGA
- a CDS encoding SDR family oxidoreductase — translation MTDTLQDFAGLKALVTGGAGGIGRATADLLAARGADVAVLDLDISAVDKPLRGYVADVADDIAVRAAVAAAVADLGGLDVVVNNAGIGAQGTVADNDDAEWHRVLDINVLGMVRVTRAALPALRASDHAAIVNTCSIAATAGLPQRALYSASKGAVYSLTLAMAADHIREGVRVNCVNPGTADTPWIGRLLDRADDPAAERAALEARQPTGRLVSATEVAGAVAYLASPLSGATTGTSLAVDGGMQGLRLRPVGQ, via the coding sequence ATGACCGACACCCTCCAGGACTTCGCCGGCCTCAAGGCGCTCGTCACCGGCGGCGCCGGCGGCATCGGCCGCGCCACCGCCGACCTGCTCGCCGCGCGCGGCGCCGACGTCGCCGTCCTCGACCTCGACATCAGCGCCGTGGACAAGCCGCTGCGCGGATACGTCGCCGACGTCGCGGACGACATCGCGGTGCGGGCCGCCGTGGCCGCGGCCGTCGCCGACCTCGGCGGACTCGACGTCGTCGTCAACAACGCGGGCATCGGCGCGCAGGGCACCGTCGCCGACAACGACGACGCCGAATGGCACCGCGTCCTCGACATCAACGTCCTCGGCATGGTCCGCGTGACCCGCGCCGCCCTGCCCGCCCTGCGCGCGTCCGACCACGCCGCGATCGTGAACACCTGCTCCATCGCCGCCACCGCCGGGCTCCCGCAGCGCGCCCTGTACTCCGCGTCCAAGGGCGCCGTGTACTCCCTCACCCTCGCCATGGCCGCCGACCACATCCGCGAGGGCGTCCGCGTGAACTGCGTCAACCCCGGCACCGCCGACACCCCGTGGATCGGCCGGCTCCTCGACCGGGCCGACGACCCGGCCGCCGAACGCGCCGCACTCGAAGCCCGCCAGCCCACCGGGCGGCTCGTCTCCGCCACCGAAGTCGCGGGCGCCGTCGCCTACTTGGCGAGTCCGCTGTCCGGCGCCACCACCGGCACCTCCCTCGCCGTCGACGGTGGCATGCAGGGGCTGCGCCTGCGGCCCGTGGGACAGTGA
- a CDS encoding aldo/keto reductase: protein MRTRTLGRGAPVAELGFGAGGIGNLYTPVRDDEAYDALDAAWDAGIRYFDTAPHYGIGLSERRVGEYLRTRTTTSYTLSTKVGRLLEPSGTGGDDLAHGFAVPATHRRVWDFSASGVRRSIEESLGRLGLDHIDVAYLHDPDDHAEQAFHEAYPELERMRAEGLVDAIGAGMNQAAMLTRFVRDTDVDVVLCAGRYTLLDQRALKSLLPAATERGVSVVIGGVFNSGLLADPRQGATFDYSLASPGAVSRALKWKALAERHGTTLRAVALAFPTGHPAVTSVLVGTRSVAEVADTVRQFTTPVPAALWQEARERNLLAADVPTPEREQPA, encoded by the coding sequence ATGCGCACCCGCACCCTCGGCCGAGGCGCCCCCGTCGCCGAACTCGGCTTCGGGGCCGGCGGCATCGGCAACCTCTACACCCCGGTCCGCGACGACGAGGCGTACGACGCCCTCGACGCCGCCTGGGACGCGGGGATCCGCTACTTCGACACCGCCCCCCATTACGGCATCGGCCTGTCCGAGCGCCGGGTCGGCGAGTACCTGCGGACCAGGACCACCACCTCGTACACCCTCTCCACGAAGGTCGGGCGGCTCCTCGAACCGTCCGGCACCGGCGGTGACGACCTCGCACACGGCTTCGCGGTGCCCGCCACCCACCGCCGCGTCTGGGACTTCAGCGCGTCCGGGGTACGCCGCTCGATCGAGGAGAGCCTCGGCCGCCTCGGCCTCGACCACATCGACGTCGCGTACCTGCACGACCCCGACGACCACGCCGAGCAGGCCTTCCACGAGGCCTACCCGGAGCTGGAGCGGATGCGCGCCGAGGGCCTGGTGGACGCCATCGGCGCCGGAATGAACCAGGCGGCCATGCTCACCCGCTTCGTCCGCGACACCGACGTCGACGTCGTCCTGTGCGCCGGGCGCTACACCCTGCTCGACCAGCGGGCCCTGAAGTCGCTGCTGCCCGCCGCGACTGAACGCGGCGTGTCCGTCGTCATCGGCGGCGTCTTCAACTCCGGCCTGCTCGCCGACCCCCGACAGGGCGCCACCTTCGACTACTCGCTCGCCTCGCCCGGCGCCGTCTCCCGCGCCCTGAAGTGGAAGGCACTCGCCGAGCGGCACGGCACCACGCTCCGCGCCGTAGCGCTCGCCTTCCCCACCGGCCACCCGGCGGTCACGAGCGTCCTCGTCGGCACCCGCTCCGTCGCCGAAGTCGCGGACACCGTACGGCAGTTCA